tccaagaaatgtcctaaaatcctagaaacatccttatataaggatgtttctgggattttggtatgtttcaaggattttaggtcatttcttggattttagcaaCGTCTAGatattctagaaatgtcctaaaaccctagaaatgtgctaaaatactCTAAACGTCCAACAATTcgagaaatgtgctgaaatcctagaaacatatttatacataaaaaaaaccccaaaaccacaTCTTGATCAGgctaaaatcattgaaatgaccaaatatctttgaaatgtcctaaaatccttgtaACGTGCCAAAACCCTCAAAATGTCCAACAATCCTCGAGACCTGCTAAATCCtcggaatgtcctaaaatcggagaaaagttctaaaatcctaaaactgtcTGAATATCTttgaagcatcctaaaatctgagaatgtcctaaaattctgtgctaaaatcctagaaacgtccccaaatcctagaatttgtgcaaaataatcCTAGAAAAACGTGtaaaaaaccttgaaatgtgcttgaatcctagaaatgtcatgaaattcTAGGAACATGTtcggggctgctgtgactggcccctggcccctcaTTTTGCCGAAGTGGCCCCGAGGCAGAGCAGGTTGAGTATCTCTGAGCTGAGCTCTTACTGTGAAACACAGCAGACTGTGTCCTTCATcagttgtcttttttgtctcccTGTTTCCGGCTCGCTCACTGAAATGATGAAACTAAAATGTTCCCATGATGCCAAATCCTAATTTCCTGCTCATTTCGATGCTCTTTGCCGACCTTCAGCATGGCATGCGTCACTCACGACcgcttcaaaacaaaaatgaaagtcaGCGTGACACTGAAGGCTGCAACCTCCGCATCGTTTTAGCCTCTCGTTTTACATCCATCTGTGATCTGTCAGGACTTTAGCTTTAAACATCCCGGTGTGCGGCCACTTTTAGCTTCGCTGAACATCACAACAAACACGTTAGAGGATCTCACCGCTGAGCACGTTGACATTACATTAATGTGTGAGAATTTCAGTCTGCACGTGACTATGACATCATTCCAGTTTGCTGCTCAAACTTTTAGATGAGAAATCAGACGGCgatcaagcagcaacctccaggtCTGAAGAATAAAACCAGCATGAAGGCGGCTGGTTACACTTCTGTCTTTTGCCTTGAAATGAACCCGTTAGTCACTCTGCATCATCTGATCCCTGTTTTGTGATTTCCCTTCACAGTACCTCATAGCCTCTCCGATGTTCTTGTTCTCTTTGACCGAAATCTCCATCCACGTGACGAAGCCGTTGGCCTTACTGAACCTGTCGATGCTGTCTGCTGACACGACCCGCTGAGACAGGTCACACtgcagagacggacagagacacagtGGTTCAGGTTCCTGCATGACTCGCTGAAGCTGGAATAAGATACTGAATTTGAAATAGTTTATTAAGTATCGGATGTGTTCAAATGATTGCATTGATTGTTTACACACAACATCAATTGCATGTCAGTCTGTCTAGGGTAAGTGACCCCTTCTCAGCtgatttaattgtatttaagttttaaaaaaagtatatatttctatatatgattttattttttttctaatttcaaaatttatttatttttatatttatttctataaatTTTTCCATATATTATTAGGTTTTAATTTATAAGTGTTGCACTTTGAGCTACATTTTgtgtgaaaggtgctatacctttattattattattattttatcatcatttgcTCTCCTTGAGGTTTGTTCAAATTTTTCccataaaagtttttttttgaggattttttttctttattgaagCAAAGATTGAAAAGGACAGTGTGTAAAGCCCTTTGAAGCAAGTGTGATTCAGAGCtacataaatgaatgaattgacTTGACCTATGACATGAATTTCACACAAAAGgccttttccatatttttaatttgcgTCATCTTAAATCCACCATCTGATAAAAAAATTCTTTGCACAGCATACTCGCATACCGAGTCTGATGCATTCAATTGCTCTATTTGTTGCTTAAAATTCACAATGCGAGGCAAAATGTAAAGACACATTTGCTATGCATTTCTCTGCTGGAGTCACCTCTCCAGCTGTCACCACTCTGCAGAGCCTTGACATTAGCACTGCAGCGACCTGAGTTAAGAAATAAtactacatttataataattacatgtttaaaatatgttacagtttttaaaaaaaataattttcaagcaattttcaagtttttacttttttaactgctatttattttattgtattttctttttattattgttattattttattttattcatttatttttacaaattttcgtGTAGTGTTCTTGTAcgttttactactttcttgttgattttggtgtcattttctttgtttttgctcaaacctagccaattttctcatgtttcaaagagttaaactgcACTCTACTTTAAGCAGAACCTTAAGATTTAAAGGACACTGCTGCCACAGCCtatatttccatttctttttcatgcTGGCTCCACAGGTTAGACCACACTCAAACAATTCTCTAAAGGCCTTTGATGGataagaaaaaattaaacagaaagaTTAAATGATGGTTTTAGAACTGGTGCTTAAACATGGTGACACAATGTGAGGCTGTATTTGTTttcaacatacaaaaaaaaaatcccacttgGTGTGCAAATTTGTGATGAGTCACCTTGTTGGCCAGCAGGATGCAGGGGATGGAGTCTCCGTTAGGCAGCATGGCCTTGTTGTCGAGGTCTCGTTTCCAATGGCAACAATTCAGGAAGCTGGACGAACTGGTGACGTCAAACATCACGACGCAGCCCAGCGCGCCTCTATAATAGATCCTGGTCATGGATATGAAACGCTCCTGACCTGAGAGAGGACAGAAAGTTCAATgtgccatccatccatccatccatccatccatccatccatccatctatccatccgtccgtccgtccgtccgtcaactgtaaaatattttacctGCGATGTCCCACAGCTGCAgtctgactttttctttttcggaccactgcagcagcttcacagaAAAATCAactgaagaaatcaaacaaacacaaattagaGAAAGAGAAGTGAAGTAAAATAAAGGGGAAGTGAGAGAACTAAAACAGAAGTGAAGACAGAAGTTGATTACCACACAGATTCCTAAAATAAGGCAAAAACATGAtatgaaaatgtacaatttgAGTCTTTTATTGAAAGAAGAGTCAAATTCTCTTCACTTTATTGTTCTGGATGCTATCAAGCTCACAGTGAATGCTGCGTTATGTTTGGGTCCAAGTGTAGGGAAGTATTTAGACTAAcacaatgttcattttttttttttttaatttttgatgcCAATAACACAAATCAAATATTGCCAGCCTTGTCCAAAGAGACCAGGGGCACTTCTAAGATAGAGACCtctgtaagaaaaaatattgttactctctctctcgctcgctttttttggtttgtttttaaaggtgtgtttactttgaaacaattttggtgatttttgaaaatttttattttttatttatttatatttctggctatttttttcctttaaaatttttaatgaaTCTTATAAACTTCggcatttttttgtcttaacattttttagtgAAACCTTTtaacctttcttttttaaatttttttttttatttttgcaatttttaaaatttatttatttatttttttgctgatttcaaaaaagttgttttaaaatgtgtggttattttttaagaaaacatgccttctgaAGTTGTGGgtataccaaaataaaaattaccataaatgacaccatttatctcagccagaaactttaaaaataaatgataattgtATCATCAAATATCTCATGGTCCTTGAACATATCGTGTGTGACAAACACATGACATTTTCCCAGAGTCATTCATGAAGGCTCAAGgagaaatatttgtagctttggagagggttaaaaaaaacccaaaacaaaacagccaccctctcctctgataaataaagaacagtgtGGTGGGCTTATTCTTTGGGGGTAAAAGACCACATAATACCAAGACCAGGGCAATGAAACAGTGACTGTTCTTTAAAAAACCCTTAACGCACTTCAAtgtaaaagctctgtgctgctaatttactgtacttcaaaatgAACAGTGTTTTTCACAAACCTGACATGGTAGCGAGTCACTTGCAGACCAATCAGAATGGACCTGCAACACACTTTTGGACTGCAACCCCCTGGTTGGGTACCGCTGCATAAGACTAAAGCTGAGGTGTTTTTATCgttattttgcacaaatgtaaaACTGCATTAACTCTATGGTGGTGGGAAGTTGTTACTGTGGAAACACTGTACCCACCCTTTGGTCTTCCCCAGTAATTAAAAGGCCTT
The DNA window shown above is from Plectropomus leopardus isolate mb chromosome 8, YSFRI_Pleo_2.0, whole genome shotgun sequence and carries:
- the LOC121947538 gene encoding ras-related protein Rab-7L1-like isoform X1 — its product is MRGRGATRRSPCSTWTEVLYFILSLQSRCSVDFSVKLLQWSEKEKVRLQLWDIAGQERFISMTRIYYRGALGCVVMFDVTSSSSFLNCCHWKRDLDNKAMLPNGDSIPCILLANKCDLSQRVVSADSIDRFSKANGFVTWMEISVKENKNIGEAMRRLVREILSVQSSLDPLQPGPPYCVSPQPDSECNRGGAGCC
- the LOC121947538 gene encoding ras-related protein Rab-7L1-like isoform X2; translated protein: MRGRGATRRSPCSTWTVLYFILSLQSRCSVDFSVKLLQWSEKEKVRLQLWDIAGQERFISMTRIYYRGALGCVVMFDVTSSSSFLNCCHWKRDLDNKAMLPNGDSIPCILLANKCDLSQRVVSADSIDRFSKANGFVTWMEISVKENKNIGEAMRRLVREILSVQSSLDPLQPGPPYCVSPQPDSECNRGGAGCC